In Camelina sativa cultivar DH55 chromosome 13, Cs, whole genome shotgun sequence, the genomic window aatccagataaataaaataattgtgtAGAATtctctaaatatttttacaaatacaaaaaaaaactcaaaaatcagtCACAAAATGGATCCATAGATGTCCTATAGTCAAATTattatccaaattagtgaaaatTTGAGAAGGGAGTATACCTACCCAAAATTTGAGATTATTTGTACTGTGATCTCAAAAGTCGAAGACCTCTTCGTTTATATGatttgatgaaaaatcaaaacgtACACCTTTTGGCTATATGTTGCCATGGGATGATAGCTCCAAATTGTAATGTCATTGAAGATTAAAATTTCTTAAGCTGAAGTGATTAAACCGATGATTTCCTTTGATACCTGTACagcataattttattagaaaatgtggaaaaaaaaatattagaatttgtCTACGTAGAATAGTATGATATATTACTAAACACGAAACATGAACCATAAAATAGagtgatatattatatatatgtaccctCAGTTCTTCTTGCCATTACCACACTTGCTTCTACAGCTCGTATCTTCACAACTACAAAGAAGATATTCATTAAGGTTAAATCCCAAAACTAAAGTTATAATTTAATGAGagcaaaaaaattacattcattGTGTGAAGATGAAATCAAAGTCGGTTCTCATTcattccatgttttttttcttccattcagtatttttatatattaacaccaaatcgttaatttttttaagcattatgaaaaacaaaatgacactATTGCCGGATATTGAAGCGAGAAACAACAACTTAATAGATTCGAAGATGAAATAAGATCTGGACGGTTTTTCAATGAAATTTGCTAGAAATAACGAAGAACTTGTGAATTGGATTTGTATTAAAGGTATTGGCTGTGTTCTTAGGGTTATCCAAGATGGTCTCGACTTTCTCATATGAGATCCATTATAAAGCCTCGAGGATTCTCCAACGACGCCCTGAATTTATTCCTCCAATCTCGTTTCTTCGCTCCGAAATCTCCTCCGCCACTACGAGCTGTTCCTCTTCGTTTAACTCGGGGCCAGCTTCGACTTACTCGGGGTTGTTGGGCTTTCTTTGGCATGTTACTAGAATCCATACAATTATCTCTTAACAGGCCGAAAGACGAGGCCCATAGTTggcgaaacccaacaccaacaattgCCCCCCAGCCTTTTACTCCGAACGAAAAAGAGTTAAAGGCAAATATTCGGAGAATATTTTGCCGTTTCGGTTTCGCGATCCATCTCGGGCAAAACGCGCTGGATCTTGGCTTCCGAGATTTTGGTGATGATTACCTTCTCTCTCTTAAGATCCAACGACGGAGGCGGAGAGTTTGGACGGCtcagattagagagagagatacacgGCATTTCGAGCATCGAGACAATTATGACTTAAAATCATTAGTCACACGTCTCGTCATAACCGCGCACTCATCCACTACTTCAAGGTAATTTTTCTCTCCCTCTTTACTGTTTCGAATTTTCTTTagggtttctctctttttcttcccgAATCATCTCTGCCCGCGCAGTTAGAACTAGTCGAGTCCGtaatcttctttcctttttctgctTTCTTTCCTTGTTAAACATGGCTCCTCTCGAACTCTGGGGAAACCATATCCCCGCAATTACATCTGAAAAGCATCTCGCGGATCTCCGCCAGAAACACGGCGTTCCTCCGAATGTCGAGATGATGCTTCCTCCCGGTGACCCGTATACCCCGGAAACCGTTCCCCAGGGTTACTGTTGTGCATACACAAGATACTTCGAACGGTGCGGGTTAGTATTTCCTATTCCCGGGATCATCCTCCGGATCCTCCAGCGCCTTCGAATGGCGTTCCCCCATATGTGTCCAAACTTTGTTCGACACGTGATCGGGCTCTACACGAGGGGTCGCGAAGTTGGACTCGAACTTGGAGTCGACGACATCCTCAGGTTGTGTCAGATCAAACACAACTCGGGTTTTCCCGGGACGTTCTACACGTGTTGCCGTCAGGACTGGGAAATCATCCAAGCGATCCCTGGCAAAGACGACCGGTGGAGAGAGAAGTATTTCTACTTCCGCGTCTCTCCGGCTTCGGTGGGGGATTTCAACTTTGCCCGTCTCAATGAGCTGTATGCGTCGGTCAGAATGAAAAAAGGCTGCTTTGTTGACCCACGTTTATTTTGATGATCATGATATCTTTTAATGTTGGCTAACTTCGAAAAGTTTAATTTTGCAGACTCCGGCGATCATCCGATCACTTAGGCGGTCCAAGCATTGACTGAAAGACTACAAGGAGGAGAAGTCTGGTAAATTTCATTCACAAGAGCTCGCATTATCGTTTCACTCAACGCACTGGTGACTCGACCTCCTGCTCCTGCCGCTCCCCCGGAGGCTTCGAACCGATCAACTCTCGCTGACCGCCCGAGAAGCAACAGATCTGAGCACCTCCTGGTTCATCAAGGTATGATAACCTTGCACGCAGCTTTGCATTTGCTAGTTTCAACGTTGATGATATccgtttcttttgtctttttactAAGTTGCTTAGAAATTTAATTACGCGCAAATTTTTACAGGTACTCCAACCCGTCCACGCACATCAAACTCGTCGTCATTTTCAACTCCGCTATTCGCCATGACCAGGAAGCCGGCACTTCGTGAGTTGAGGGAACAAGCCAACCCTCCCGCCAAGTTCGTGCGGGAGACGTGGATGCTGCTCTGGCATCCGCTCTCCAAGCCGCTCGCAATGAACCCGCGCAAACGGGAAGTGAGGAGGTGAATCAAGCTGTTGTCACCCCGTCTGGACCTTCTATCCTGCCCCGAGAGGTGATGTTGGTCAGCTCGCGATCTACTCATAGCGAGCCCGAACCGGCTCAGAAGAGAGCTCGCGCTGAGGGACCACGGACTGGTGAGGATCACATCCGTGAGAGCAGGGGAAGCCGCCTCGCGGGTGACCGGAACGACCATCCCGGGGGGGAACAAGCTGTCTCCGGGAATGGATCATCGATGAGCCGTCCCTTCCACTGGTGTTTCGCTCATTCCCGTGACTCTCCAGCGGTGGATGACCACCTTGGGATGGCCACGCTGTTCAGGCATCTCAAGACTGCCCGATGTCAAGTTCCCCTGGTGAAGGACCTCGCGGAGCGGGAGGCGTACATCGCCGCTATGGCTTCCTAGGCGCAGGTAAACCTACTAACCAATCTGTTGGTTTATATTTGGATTCGTTTTATTCGCTATGGGAGATCACATTTTGACTCAAAttcgcccccccccccccccccccccccccNNNNNNNNNNNNNNNNNNNNNNNNNNNNNNNNNNNNNNNNNNNNNNNNNNNNNNNNNNNNNNNNNNNNNNNNNNNNNNNNNNNNNNNNNNNNNNNNNNNNNNNNNNNNNNNNNNNNNNNNNNNNNNNNNNNNNNNNNNNNNNNNNNNNNNNNNNNNNNNNNNNNNNNNNNNNNNNNNNNNNNNNNNNNNNNNNNNNNNNNNNNNNNNNNNNNNNNNNNNNNNNNNNNNNNNNNNNNNNNNNNNNNNNNNNNNNNNNNNNNNNNNNNNNNNNNNNNNNNNNNNNNNNNNNNNNNNNNNNNNNNNNNNNNNNNNNNNNNNNNNNNNNNNNNNNNNNNNNNNNNNNNNNNNNNNNNNNNNNNNNNNNNNNNNNNNNNNNNNNNNNNNNNNNNNNNNNNNNNNNNNNNNNNNNNNNNNNNNNNNNNNNNNNNNNNNNNNNNNNNNNNNNNNNNNNNNNNNNNNNNNNNNNNNNNNNNNNNNNNNNNNNNNNNNNNNNNNNNNNNNNNNNNNNNNNNNNNNNNNNNNNNNNCCCCGTTTccccttttttgttttagtctaTGGCCGCCACCAACAAGCTGGCCGCCTTGTATGAGCGGAGGCTAAAGGACCACCTTGAAAGCTGCTCAGGAGAGGGAAACCATCGCCGTTGGCAGGGTTGATTCCCTCGATCGCGAGATTGCCTCCTTTAGGGCTTCTCTCGAGAAACTGGCAGGGGTGGAAGCTGAGCTTTCCTCTGCTAAGGCCGCTCAGGTAAAGGCTGCGGGAGATCACGACCTTCTCCTGAAGGAGAACAAGTGGCTAAAGGAGAAAGCGGTAGAGGCGGAGCGGTTACATGCTGAGGCAACCCGGAAGGCGGTTTATGAGGCAAAGATGCGGATGTCGCAGGACTACGGGTCAATCCTAGACTCCATGAAGAGAAAATGGGAGCTGAAAAAGCAGAAGTCCGACGTCGACGGAGATCTCGCGGAGATAGAGTCCAACCTGCTTCTGATGAAACAGATCAGTGAAGGTAGGATCGCGGTGGAAGACAAGCTCAAGACCCTCGAGAGTCAGAAGGCGGCGCTTACCATCCGGTCTAACCCTCTGGTACTTTTGGACTTCTCCGTGAGCAAACTCAACCTCCCTCAGGTGTCGGAGGACTCAATCGCCCCGATGGAGATTGACGCTAGAACCGGGGTTCCTCGCGGTTTGGACGAACACGGGAGCAACGCTAAAGATGTGGCTAATCCGAAGAAAAGTGCGGGGGAAGGGGGTGCTTGATCGGTGTACGCTTCGTCGTTTGTTTTATTATCcccttttatttgtttgttagacTTTGATTCAGTTTGCCCAGGAGGGTTTTTATCCAAGACTTGACGTAAGTGGCCTGGGAAGGCTTTTAAgtcctttttttaattatattttccatgacttcaaaaatattcttAAGTCTTCCTTTCGTTGCTTAATTGGCGAAGGCCTTCAATGTTTGTCGGCGATCGCGATGAACCAAAAATGAATTAGTCGTCGAGCGTGGGAGTGCTCGGAGTATTTAAAATGAATCAAATCGGACTGCGAGATTGAGATGTGTTCGCGCAAAACTGTTGAACAACGGTGTGCGGCAAGTTTTTAAAGTAGCGAAATTGTACTTAGATTCGCGAGAAGTGTCCGAGAGTTGTCCTACTCGATCTAATGTGATTAAGGTGGTCGTTTTGAGTTGAGTCAATGCAACTGTTACTGACGCAGTATGGGTTGTAATGAAAGGTTTTTACTCCATCGAAAGCAGCTGCTCGTTATTAGTTAttgttgtattgttgttgtgtatttttttgtttttatttaaaagagaaaagggaaaaTAATAGGGGCTGTACGCAGGAAGTTGAGTTGCGTACGTACCCCGTAAGGGGATCAAGCCAGTCATAGTTCGATTATTTTCAGTACCTACTAGAAGTACTTCTTTAAATTCATGATATTCCAAGGTCGGGGCTCGGCCTTTCCGTTACTTTCATCAACCAGGTGGTATACGCCGTTGCGAACGATCTCAGTGATCCTGTACGCACCTTCCCACTTCGTGCCCATCTTCCCGGCGTTTTTCTCCTTCTTGTGATCGAAGACTTTACGGAGTACGCGCTCTCCGATTATGAAGTTCCAGAGTCGGACTTTTGAGTTATAAAACCGGGCTATAGAGTTATGATAGTTTTGGGCTCGCACTAGGGCCTGCTCTCTTTTTTCGTCAATAATGGTGAGGTTATCGAGCAACGCCTCGTCGTTTATAGCCTTGTTTTCAGGGGAGACAACTCGGCGGATACTACCTACAGAGATTTCGGCCGGTACAACGGCTTCAATTCCGTAAGCTAAGGAGAAGGCAGTCTCACATGTACTACCTCGAGGGGTAGTTTGGTGGCCCACAGCACTCCGGGAAGCTGAGCGTCCCAGCCAGACTTCGCAGCGCCTAGCTGTCGCTTAAGACCATGTAGGATCAGCTTATTTGCCGCCTCGGCTTGCCCGTTTCCCTGAGGGTATTGGGGTGTAGACGGGGTAAGCCGGATACCCCAGTCATCGCAAAGCTTTTGCACTACAGATGACATTAAGTTAGTCCCGTTGTCGGTTACGATCTCATAAGGGATACCGTGACGGCATACCACGTGTTTCCAGAGGAAATCTTTCACGTGATCCCCGGTAATTGACTGACTGATATGACCAGTAGATGTTTTACGCGTCGTCTTCCCGATTGCTCGAGGGGACATATGGCATCCATAGACCATCGCATGGAGGGATAGGGGGAGGAGACCAAGCTCATCAACTCGGCGGGATGATTGATCATGGGCGCATGACGCTGGCATCTATCACAACTTTTGGCGTGTGTGTCGCAATCTACGAGCATTGTTAGCCAGGATatccttgttgttttattctaAGGGCTAAGGATCGACCTCTGGAATGGTTACCACAGGGTCCCTCATGGGCCTCTCTCATAATGCTTTCGGTCTCGCTTCCATGGACGCATCTGAGGTACAGTCCGACAATACACCGCTTGTA contains:
- the LOC104738264 gene encoding uncharacterized protein LOC104738264, with protein sequence MPASCAHDQSSRRVDELGLLPLSLHAMVYGCHMSPRAIGKTTRKTSTGHISQSITGDHVKDFLWKHVVCRHGIPYEIVTDNGTNLMSSVVQKLCDDWGIRLTPSTPQYPQGNGQAEAANKLILHGLKRQLGAAKSGWDAQLPGVLWATKLPLEVVHAINDEALLDNLTIIDEKREQALVRAQNYHNSIARFYNSKVRLWNFIIGERVLRKVFDHKKEKNAGKMGTKWEGAYRITEIVRNGVYHLVDESNGKAEPRPWNIMNLKKYF